A single Triticum dicoccoides isolate Atlit2015 ecotype Zavitan chromosome 2A, WEW_v2.0, whole genome shotgun sequence DNA region contains:
- the LOC119356070 gene encoding NPC intracellular cholesterol transporter 1-like, giving the protein MGLVGPRRGVPGGAVVFATAVALIQIVFLVHPTSAQQSPRVVPAEGYCSMYGICANRTDGKVLNCVNATKAVKPDTLFSTRIQSLCPTITGDVCCTVDQFDTLHQQVQQAVPFLVGCPACLRNFLNLFCEMSCSPNQSLFINVTSAKQVKNITTVDGIDYYITSNYGEELYNSCKEVKFGTLNTRAMDFLGGGAKTYKEWLAFLGRQANPNEPGSPYLITYRPDLSGSSGVKPLNTTVYSCGDPSLGCSCGDCPSSSVCMGSLLPQSMTETSCSVKMGSLKAGCLDFSLAVVYIVFLCAILLWGLLYRTRGRTGFPSQTKPPKNADDKLHSNNNGNVPENSVQVPKAASSSIVQTYMSTFFRRHGVFVTRHPLLVLCASLLVPILLCIGLIRFKVETRPEKLWVSPGSQTAYEKQYFDSHLAPFYRIEQLVLATSASGQLEAPTIVNDNNFKLLFQIQKKIDDLRANYSGSTVSLADICLKPLSTDCATQSVLQYFQLDPKKHDDLGIDHAKFCFEHYSSEETCLSTFQSPIDPSTILGGFPGSNFTEASAFVITYPVNNKVETTGQENGKAMAWERAYINLVKEEILPMVLAQNLTLSFSSESSIKDELNRESTADAITIVISYIVMFAYISFTLGDRPSRLWALFVSSKVLLGLSGVVLVMLSVLGSMAFFSAVGVKSTLIIMEVIPFLVLAVGVDNMCILVHAVKRQPDGIVLEERISNALVEVGPSITLASLAEVLAFSVSAINPMPATRAFSMFAAMAVLLDFLLQVTAFVALIVYDFRRAEDGRIDCVPCARLKSSTVAGDNGGHQRLHFVARYMKDIHGPILGYRPVKFIVIAVFVGLAFASIAMSTRLQPGLEQKIVLPRDSYLQGYFDDLEKYMKVGPPLYFVVKNFNYSSASENTNQICSINQCNSNSLLNEIARQSLSPETSYIAKPAASWLDDFLIWMSPEAFGCCRKFVNGNYCPPDDQPPCCQLDQDSGSCSSNGACNNCTTCFLHSDLHNGRPSTTQFKEKLPWFLDALPSSDCSKGGKGAYSTSLDLSGYENGNIQASAFRTYHTPLNKQTDYVNSLRAARDFSSQMSKDLQMEIFPYSVFHIFFEQYLSVWKTAIMNICVCLGAVFVVCLVVTSSLWASAIILIVLAMIVLDLMGVMAVLGIQLNAISIVNLVMSIGIAVEFCVHITHAFMIGIGDRENRVRQALSTMGASVFSGITLTKLVGVIVLRFAKSEVFVVYYFQMYLALVLIGFLHGLIFLPVVLSLCGPPQKTMKPIEQSQTPPSNEQT; this is encoded by the exons ATGGGCCTCGTCGGGCCCCGGCGGGGCGTCCCCGGCGGCGCCGTCGTCTTCGCCACCGCGGTGGCCCTGATacag ATAGTTTTTCTTGTACATCCCACAAGCGCACAGCAATCACCAAG GGTGGTACCTGCAGAAGGGTACTGTTCCATGTATGGAATTTGTGCAAATCGAACTGATGGGAAAGTCTTAAACTGTGTGAATGCAACAAAAGCTGTTAAG CCAGATACTTTGTTTTCCACAAGGATCCAGAGTTTGTGCCCCACTATTACTGGTGATGTCTGTTGTACTGTTGATCAGTTCGACACATTACACCAACAAGTCCAACAG GCTGTCCCATTTCTTGTTGGATGCCCAGCTTGCTTGAGGAATTTCTTGAATCTCTTTTGTGAAATGTCTTGTTCCCCAAACCAAAGCCTCTTCATTAACGTGACTTCAGCAAAACAG GTTAAGAACATTACAACTGTTGATGGTATAGATTACTACATAACAAGCAACTATGGTGAAGAGTTATACAACTCTTGTAAGGAAGTTAAGTTTGGCACTCTGAACACACGCGCAATGGATTTTCTTGGTGGAGGTGCTAAAACTTACAAAG AGTGGTTGGCATTTCTTGGGCGTCAGGCAAATCCCAATGAGCCTGGGTCACCTTATTTGATAACATACCGACCTGATTTGAGTGGTTCATCTGGGGTGAAGCCACTAAATACTACAGTTTAttcttgtggagatccatctttggGCTGCTCATGTGGGGATTGTCCTTCTTCTTCAGTTTGCATGGGATCCTTGTTGCCTCAGTCGATGACTGAAACTTCCTGTTCAGTCAAAATGGGTTCTCTAAAG GCCGGATGCTTGGACTTCTCACTAGCGGTTGTGTACATTGTGTTTTTGTGTGCAATTTTATTGTGGGGCTTATTATACAGAACACGAGGAAGAACAGGCTTCCCCTCACAAACAAAACCACCAAAGAATGCTGATGATAAGTTGCATTCAAACAACAATGGCAATGTTCCTGAAAACTCTGTTCAG GTGCCCAAAGCTGCATCATCTTCTATTGTCCAAACTTACATGTCAACCTTCTTTAG GAGGCATGGAGTTTTTGTTACTAGACACCCGCTTCTTGTGTTATGTGCATCCTTACTTGTCCCTATCCTATTATGCATTGGTCTTATCCGTTTCAAGGTGGAAACAAGACCGGAAAAG CTTTGGGTTAGCCCTGGAAGTCAGACTGCCTATGAAAAGCAATATTTTGACAGTCATCTTGCACCATTTTATAGGATTGAGCAG CTTGTATTAGCCACTTCAGCGTCTGGCCAGCTTGAAGCTCCTACAATAGTAAATGATAACAATTTCAAATTGCTATTTCAGATTCagaaaaag ATTGATGATCTGCGTGCCAATTATTCTGGATCGACAGTATCGCTTGCTGATATCTGCCTAAAGCCACTCAGTACAGATTGTGCTACCCAAAGTGTTTTGCAG TATTTCCAGCTGGATCCTAAAAAGCATGATGATTTAGGTATAGATCATGCTAAATTTTGCTTTGAG CATTACAGTTCTGAAGAGACATGTTTGAGCACTTTTCAATCACCTATTGACCCTAGTACAATATTAGGTGGTTTTCCAGGTAGCAATTTTACCGAG GCTTCTGCATTTGTAATAACATATCCCGTGAACAACAAGGTTGAGACAACAGGACAAGAGAATGGAAAGGCTATGGCTTGGGAAAGGGCATATATTAATCTTGTTAAG GAAGAAATACTGCCGATGGTACTAGCACAGAACCTTACATTATCCTTTTCATCCGAGAGCTCTATTAAAGATGAATTAAACAGAGAGAGTACAGCTGACGCAATTACAATAGTG ATAAGCTATATTGTGATGTTTGCGTACATATCATTCACACTTGGAGACCGTCCTTCTCGTTTGTGGGCATTATTTGTCTCATCAAAG GTACTGCTTGGCTTATCTGGGGTTGTCCTAGTGATGCTTTCAGTTTTAGGATCAATGGCATTCTTTAGTGCTGTTGGAGTGAAGTCGACTTTAATCATAATGGAAGTAATTCCTTTTCTTGTGCTGGCG GTCGGTGTGGACAACATGTGTATCCTTGTGCATGCTGTCAAGCGACAACCAGATGGGATAGTATTGGAAGAACGCATAAGTAATGCATTGGTGGAAGTTGGGCCATCCATTACGTTAGCCAGTTTGGCTGAAGTTTTAGCTTTTTCTGTCAGTGCAATCAATCCAATGCCTGCCACCAGAGCATTTTCTATGTTTGCCG CAATGGCAGTTCTTCTGGATTTCCTTCTCCAAGTGACAGCCTTCGTAGCCCTTATTGTATATGATTTTAGGAGGGCAGAAGATGGCAGGATTGATTGTGTTCCTTGTGCAAGACTTAAATCGAGCACTGTTGCTGGCGACA ATGGTGGCCACCAGCGGCTTCACTTTGTTGCACGCTATATGAAG GATATTCATGGGCCAATCCTCGGTTACCGACCAGTGAAGTTTATCGTGATTGCTGTATTTGTTGGATTAGCATTTGCAAGCATT GCAATGTCAACTAGACTACAACCCGGATTGGAGCAGAAAATCGTTCTTCCACGAGATTCGTATTTACAG GGTTACTTTGACGACCTTGagaagtatatgaaagttggaCCGCCACTGTATTTTGTTGTGAAGAACTTCAATTACAG CTCTGCATCGGAAAATACTAATCAGATATGTTCCATCAACCAGTGTAATTCAAACTCTCTTCTGAATGAG ATAGCAAGACAATCTTTATCTCCTGAAACAAGTTACATAGCAAAACCTGCTGCCTCATGGCTTGATGACTTCCTAATATGGATGTCTCCCGAAGCATTTGGATGCTGTCGAAAATTTGTTAATGGAAATTATTGCCCTCCAGATGATCAG CCTCCTTGCTGTCAACTCGATCAAGATTCAGGTTCATGCAGTTCAAATGGAGCGTGCAATAATTGTACAACG TGTTTCCTACATTCGGACTTACACAATGGGCGTCCATCCACAACGCAATTTAAAGAGAAACTTCCATGGTTTCTGGATGCACTACCATCAAGTGACTGTTCTAAAGGGGGAAAAGGAGCTTATTCTACAAGTTTGGACCTCAGTG GTTATGAAAATGGCAATATACAAGCATCAGCATTCCGTACATACCATACTCCCCTTAATAAACAG ACTGACTATGTTAACTCATTGAGAGCTGCTCGGGACTTCAGTTCTCAAATGTCCAAAGATTTACAG ATGGAAATTTTCCCATATTCAGTGTTCCATATATTTTTTGAGCAATACCTCAGCGTATGGAAGACAGCCATCATGAATATATGTGTTTGCCTTG GTGCAGTATTTGTTGTTTGTTTAGTAGTCACCAGCAG TTTGTGGGCTTCAGCAATCATTTTGATTGTTCTGGCCATGATAGTCTTGGATCTGATG GGAGTGATGGCTGTCCTTGGAATTCAGCTCAATGCAATATCTATTGTAAACCTTGTTATGTCGATAGGAATTGCTGTTGAATTCTGTGTTCATATCACACACGCCTTTATG ATAGGCATCGGGGATAGAGAAAACCGTGTAAGGCAGGCTCTATCGACGATGGGTGCTTCTGTATTCAG TGGAATTACCTTGACCAAACTTGTAGGAGTTATTGTCCTTCGTTTTGCAAAATCTGAAGTTTTTGTG GTGTATTACTTCCAAATGTACCTGGCACTCGTCCTCATTGGCTTTCTGCATGGGCTTATCTTCCTACCG GTTGTGTTGAGTCTGTGTGGCCCTCCTCAAAAAACCATGAAACCGATTGAACAAAGTCAGACTCCGCCTTCAAATGAGCAAACTTGA